In Candidatus Sericytochromatia bacterium, one DNA window encodes the following:
- a CDS encoding S8 family serine peptidase, whose protein sequence is MSHRSLVLLVAAVTLAGCGRANVAGNLVTQRVTAQGKQSGKITAPSAAARPSVSLTPTAAQTAALAPVEGEYIVKFRESARDLPGATRLRDLSVKGTAVYKLNANGYALQAAEGWDEADDIDYIEPNYQYQTLEAPNDPAFGDSWGVAAILAPSIWPTTTGSGIKVAVIDTGVDATHPDLRGQVLPGLDLVNDDEDAADDHGHGTHVAGTIAALANNGIGVAGVAPGAAIIPIKALNSKGQGSNADIANGIVAAADRGAQVINLSLGGTDNSETLRRAVAQVQERGVIVVAAAGNSGISTPFFPAANEGVIGVGAVDDHRKRATFSNFGDYIDVAAPGVNIGSTQRGGGTTTMSGTSMASPHVAAACALLKAKFPMLKAGHLSRLFKTTGFTTTGFTGSNAPRALNLEDAFTKAPNLDMQPPAAVTGLAGVAGPPEEVDLSWNAAADNASSVTYRILRDGVSVGTSTGTQFTDRGVTRQSNYQVISMDADGNEASPSAAVAASPGQASDLIKDLAVSSRGQTEVTLSWKTKEPMRCLVQWGETSSLGQASSWDISPKQSHTFKLTGLKRFQTYHYRVVAATNASQLHYTKTQRVRTKLWWLFALPSS, encoded by the coding sequence CAAAATCACCGCCCCCTCCGCCGCGGCCCGTCCCAGCGTGAGCCTCACCCCGACGGCGGCGCAAACCGCCGCCCTGGCCCCGGTCGAAGGCGAATACATTGTGAAGTTCCGGGAAAGTGCGCGCGACCTTCCCGGGGCCACCCGCCTGCGGGACCTTTCCGTGAAGGGCACGGCCGTTTACAAACTCAACGCCAACGGTTACGCCCTCCAGGCAGCCGAGGGCTGGGATGAAGCCGATGACATCGATTACATCGAGCCGAACTATCAGTACCAAACCCTGGAAGCCCCGAACGATCCGGCCTTCGGCGACAGCTGGGGCGTGGCAGCGATCCTGGCTCCCAGTATCTGGCCGACGACGACGGGAAGCGGGATCAAGGTGGCTGTGATCGACACGGGGGTCGATGCCACGCATCCGGACCTCCGGGGTCAGGTGCTGCCAGGGCTCGACCTCGTGAACGACGACGAGGATGCCGCTGACGACCACGGACACGGCACCCACGTGGCCGGAACCATTGCGGCGCTCGCCAACAACGGCATCGGTGTGGCGGGCGTGGCCCCCGGCGCCGCGATCATCCCCATCAAGGCGCTCAATTCCAAGGGGCAAGGCAGCAACGCGGACATTGCAAACGGCATCGTGGCGGCGGCTGACCGAGGCGCGCAGGTCATCAATCTGAGCCTGGGGGGAACCGATAACTCCGAAACCCTGCGGCGTGCCGTGGCCCAAGTGCAGGAGCGTGGCGTGATCGTGGTGGCGGCGGCCGGGAACAGCGGCATCTCGACCCCCTTCTTTCCCGCAGCCAACGAGGGGGTCATCGGCGTGGGAGCGGTGGACGACCACCGGAAGCGGGCCACGTTCAGCAATTTTGGCGACTACATCGACGTGGCCGCCCCTGGGGTCAACATCGGCTCGACCCAGCGCGGGGGAGGCACCACCACCATGAGCGGCACCAGCATGGCCAGCCCGCATGTGGCTGCCGCCTGTGCCCTGCTCAAGGCCAAGTTTCCGATGCTGAAGGCTGGCCACCTGAGCCGGCTCTTCAAAACCACTGGCTTTACCACGACCGGATTCACGGGTTCCAACGCGCCGCGTGCCCTGAACCTGGAAGATGCCTTCACGAAGGCCCCCAACCTGGACATGCAACCCCCCGCCGCGGTGACAGGGCTGGCTGGCGTGGCGGGGCCTCCAGAGGAGGTGGATCTGTCGTGGAACGCGGCGGCGGACAATGCCAGCAGCGTGACCTATCGGATTCTGCGCGATGGCGTCTCGGTGGGCACGTCCACCGGCACGCAGTTCACGGACCGCGGCGTGACGCGCCAGAGCAACTACCAGGTCATCTCCATGGATGCCGACGGCAACGAGGCCTCACCCAGTGCGGCCGTGGCCGCTAGCCCGGGGCAAGCCTCCGACCTGATCAAGGACCTGGCGGTGTCCAGCCGGGGGCAGACCGAGGTCACCCTCTCCTGGAAGACCAAAGAACCGATGCGTTGCCTGGTCCAGTGGGGAGAAACATCTTCCCTGGGACAAGCTTCCAGCTGGGATATCAGCCCCAAGCAGTCCCACACCTTCAAGTTGACCGGCCTCAAGCGGTTTCAGACCTACCACTATCGGGTCGTGGCCGCCACCAATGCGAGCCAGTTGCACTACACCAAGACGCAGCGGGTCCGAACCAAGTTGTGGTGGCTCTTCGCCCTGCCATCTTCCTGA